One window of the Capnocytophaga haemolytica genome contains the following:
- a CDS encoding EthD domain-containing protein: MFKIIMFVRKKAHLSKEEFIKLWEAHSAKVLQYKDVLNIKGYAKSFPIEADSQASTQRVTQPFTYDAMGELWYDSKEDFLNARTTPEGQKALADIRADELNLVDMEQSVMWLAEEERIV, from the coding sequence ATGTTTAAGATTATTATGTTTGTGCGCAAGAAAGCACATTTGAGTAAAGAGGAGTTTATCAAATTATGGGAAGCACATTCTGCAAAGGTGTTGCAGTATAAGGATGTGCTCAACATCAAGGGCTATGCCAAGAGTTTCCCTATTGAAGCGGATTCGCAGGCAAGTACCCAACGCGTAACACAGCCCTTCACTTATGACGCTATGGGTGAACTGTGGTACGACAGCAAAGAGGACTTTCTCAACGCAAGAACTACTCCCGAAGGACAGAAAGCCTTAGCCGACATTCGTGCCGATGAGTTGAACCTCGTTGATATGGAGCAGTCCGTAATGTGGTTGGCTGAGGAAGAGCGCATCGTGTGA
- a CDS encoding tetratricopeptide repeat protein encodes MKKTLLSVAFLIGVASTLWGQETAAFTHPSTDFEKAIALYNRQLYAPAQNLFRKVLSSTPLPLSMGELHPTDRDVRTQSEYYIATIAVRLGQEGADALVNDFIVNHPESPLSSEAYMEMAHLYFQQGDFEQALAWYEAIDELTVAPRDEERFNFEKGYSLFATGKQAESKPYLEAAQTSKEYGASAKYYLGYIAYDSEDYAKAEAYFKEVPEEEKVGQNVAYFQANMYFKQSLYEEAIAEGKKQLGITKNAEEISELNKIIGESYFNLKQYKEALPYLMNYKGKKGKYSNTDYYYIGYAYYKEGNYTAAIGQFNKIVGGNDSVAQNAYYHLAECYLKTGQKQQALNAFRNASQMDFEPKIKQDAMLNYARLGYEIGNPYESVPEVLQMYASVYPTSHTEEIQGLLVDSYISSGNYAAALNLLEKSTSAKDKEIYKKVAFYRGLELFNERQYANALSYLQKAQGGNDATAVRAAYWAGEAAYALQDYKGAANFFTQYLNSPTAPKTEEYAKGYYGLAYAYFNDKNYAGAIANFEKYLKQSPKNKEWKHDAQLRLADCYFVTGKYWPAMEGYNKLVEEKAQDVDYAAYQKAISYGFVDRQQSKIEDLEKFIKNYKGSSLRPNALYELASAYISAGNTEKGIALYQQLKNEYKGNILVPKAMLREGLVYYNKGENQKALQLFKQIAKDYPNSTEANQAVASAKLIYVDTGKVAEYAGWAKSLGYVEVSDIELEGASYEAAERQYMQNNNKEAIAAFEKYLKDYPRGMRRASAEFQLAQLYFEAGQKGKALPLFESVAKSSANEHAEQSLTRVCQILLDAGSYLKAKPYLEELEKTATVAQNKVYAQSNLMRVCYNEKLYDNAIAYANKVLEEKSIDTRIKNDAYIVLARAYSATGKDADARKYYAEVQKTASGSLMAEALYYEALYKHQDKDYKGSNEVVQRIAKEYGGHKEFAAKSLIVMAKNFAGLKDSYQASYILESVVKNFKEYPAVVAEAKKELVAVKAEAAKSNSSVK; translated from the coding sequence ATGAAAAAAACACTTCTTTCAGTTGCCTTCCTAATAGGAGTCGCATCTACCCTATGGGGTCAAGAAACGGCAGCCTTCACCCACCCCTCTACGGATTTTGAGAAGGCTATCGCTTTATATAACAGACAGTTATACGCACCTGCGCAGAACCTCTTTAGAAAGGTGTTGAGCAGCACGCCCCTGCCCCTTTCAATGGGGGAACTTCACCCGACTGATCGCGATGTACGCACACAGAGCGAGTATTACATCGCTACCATTGCTGTGCGCTTAGGTCAGGAGGGGGCAGATGCTTTGGTGAATGACTTCATTGTGAATCACCCTGAGTCGCCCCTGAGCAGTGAGGCATATATGGAGATGGCGCATTTGTATTTTCAGCAGGGCGACTTTGAGCAGGCATTGGCTTGGTATGAGGCTATCGACGAGCTAACAGTTGCCCCTCGCGATGAGGAGCGGTTTAACTTTGAGAAAGGTTATAGCCTCTTCGCCACAGGCAAACAGGCTGAGAGCAAGCCCTATCTCGAGGCAGCACAGACCAGCAAGGAGTACGGGGCGAGCGCGAAGTATTACCTCGGCTATATCGCTTACGACAGTGAGGATTACGCCAAGGCAGAGGCTTACTTTAAGGAGGTGCCTGAGGAAGAGAAGGTAGGGCAGAATGTGGCGTACTTCCAAGCGAATATGTACTTTAAGCAATCGCTGTATGAGGAGGCTATCGCTGAGGGTAAGAAACAGCTCGGCATTACCAAGAATGCTGAGGAGATTTCAGAGCTTAACAAGATTATCGGGGAGAGTTATTTTAACCTGAAACAGTATAAAGAGGCATTGCCTTACTTGATGAATTACAAGGGCAAGAAGGGCAAGTACTCCAACACGGATTATTACTATATTGGTTATGCCTACTACAAAGAGGGCAACTATACGGCAGCTATAGGGCAGTTTAACAAGATCGTTGGGGGGAACGATAGTGTGGCTCAGAATGCCTATTATCACTTGGCTGAGTGTTACCTCAAAACGGGGCAGAAGCAGCAGGCACTCAATGCCTTTCGCAATGCCTCGCAGATGGATTTCGAGCCTAAGATAAAGCAAGATGCGATGCTCAACTACGCGCGTCTCGGCTATGAGATCGGTAACCCTTATGAGAGTGTGCCTGAGGTGTTGCAGATGTATGCCTCGGTGTATCCTACGAGTCATACCGAAGAGATACAAGGGCTGTTGGTGGATTCGTACATCTCGTCTGGGAACTATGCAGCGGCTTTAAATCTCTTGGAGAAGAGCACGAGCGCGAAGGACAAGGAGATTTATAAGAAAGTGGCGTTCTATCGTGGGTTGGAGCTCTTCAATGAGCGTCAGTACGCCAATGCGCTGAGTTATCTTCAAAAAGCACAAGGCGGCAACGATGCCACAGCGGTGCGTGCTGCCTATTGGGCTGGTGAGGCGGCTTATGCTTTACAGGATTACAAGGGGGCGGCGAACTTCTTTACCCAATACCTCAATAGCCCCACAGCACCGAAGACGGAGGAGTACGCCAAGGGCTATTATGGGCTGGCGTATGCTTATTTCAACGATAAGAACTACGCAGGGGCGATTGCCAACTTTGAGAAATACCTCAAACAGAGTCCTAAGAACAAGGAGTGGAAGCACGATGCACAGCTGCGCTTGGCGGATTGCTATTTTGTAACGGGCAAGTATTGGCCAGCGATGGAGGGCTATAACAAGCTCGTGGAAGAGAAGGCGCAGGATGTGGACTATGCTGCGTATCAGAAGGCGATCAGCTATGGCTTTGTCGATAGGCAGCAAAGCAAGATAGAGGATTTAGAGAAGTTTATCAAGAACTATAAAGGTTCCTCTCTTAGACCCAATGCCCTCTATGAGCTCGCGAGTGCTTATATTTCCGCAGGCAATACCGAGAAGGGGATTGCGCTCTACCAGCAGCTCAAAAACGAATACAAGGGCAACATCTTAGTGCCTAAGGCGATGCTGCGTGAGGGCTTGGTGTATTACAACAAGGGTGAGAATCAGAAGGCGTTGCAGCTCTTTAAGCAAATCGCTAAGGACTACCCTAATAGTACAGAGGCAAACCAAGCGGTGGCATCGGCGAAGCTCATCTATGTGGATACGGGCAAAGTAGCTGAATATGCTGGTTGGGCTAAGAGTTTGGGCTATGTGGAAGTCAGCGATATAGAACTCGAGGGAGCGAGCTATGAGGCTGCCGAACGCCAATATATGCAGAATAACAACAAGGAGGCGATAGCTGCCTTTGAGAAATATCTCAAGGACTACCCAAGGGGAATGCGCCGTGCAAGTGCTGAGTTTCAGTTGGCACAGCTCTACTTTGAGGCAGGGCAGAAGGGCAAGGCTTTGCCGCTGTTTGAGAGCGTGGCGAAGAGCAGTGCAAATGAGCACGCCGAGCAGTCGCTCACGCGTGTGTGTCAAATCTTGCTCGATGCGGGCAGCTACCTGAAAGCCAAGCCTTACTTAGAGGAGTTGGAGAAGACAGCAACCGTAGCGCAGAATAAGGTCTATGCACAGAGCAACCTGATGCGCGTATGTTACAATGAGAAGCTCTATGACAATGCCATTGCCTATGCAAACAAGGTGCTTGAGGAGAAGAGTATCGACACGCGCATTAAGAACGATGCTTACATAGTGCTGGCACGCGCTTATAGTGCCACAGGCAAGGACGCGGATGCGCGCAAGTACTACGCCGAGGTACAGAAGACTGCCAGCGGTAGCCTGATGGCTGAGGCTTTGTACTATGAGGCACTTTATAAACATCAGGATAAGGACTATAAAGGCTCTAACGAGGTGGTACAGCGTATTGCTAAGGAATACGGCGGACATAAGGAGTTTGCTGCGAAGAGTCTCATCGTGATGGCTAAGAACTTTGCGGGCTTAAAGGATAGCTATCAAGCGAGCTATATCTTGGAGAGCGTAGTGAAGAACTTTAAGGAATATCCCGCAGTAGTAGCTGAGGCAAAGAAGGAACTCGTAGCAGTGAAGGCAGAAGCTGCGAAGAGCAATTCGTCGGTGAAGTAA